From the Selenomonas timonae genome, one window contains:
- a CDS encoding MFS transporter: MQMESKDILAALGENPSRRDILAHWDPENEAFWKKYGERVAKQNLYTSTWALTLAFVAWTMWATIAAQLNQVGFHFTDNEIFTLAALPGLVGATGRLIYTYLPAIVGGRNWTFISTALLLIPLIGLGNALTDTTTTYDTFVLLVAGIGIAGANFSSSMANIGFFFPKAQKGLALGINAGIGNLGVSLIYLTAPMLLGASFGGLFGEPLMNAAGKEVYLQNVCYFWAIPTALTLVLVWMFMDNLPIPKQSPRSMMSIFGNKHTWLITVIYTCGFGSFIGYSAALALLVNREFPEVSFAYAAFLGPFIGAGVRPIGGWVSDKVNSGSKVTFYSLLLMLVACFVTMLGIQAHNFALFFGSFLVLFFSTGFINAASFRMIPFVFENPVHASLVTGFTAAIAAYGAFFIPKLFGLSYATQGNVIPAFYFLIGFTFLTIIITYVFYARKGSGIKC; encoded by the coding sequence ATGCAAATGGAAAGCAAAGACATCCTCGCCGCTCTCGGCGAGAATCCGTCACGGCGCGACATCCTCGCGCATTGGGATCCGGAGAACGAGGCATTCTGGAAGAAATACGGCGAGCGCGTCGCAAAACAGAATCTCTACACCTCGACGTGGGCGCTGACCCTCGCCTTCGTCGCGTGGACGATGTGGGCGACGATTGCCGCACAGCTCAATCAAGTGGGCTTTCACTTCACGGACAACGAGATCTTCACGCTCGCAGCGCTGCCGGGACTCGTCGGCGCAACGGGACGACTCATCTACACCTACCTCCCCGCTATCGTCGGCGGGCGCAACTGGACGTTCATCTCGACCGCCCTCCTGCTCATCCCGCTCATTGGTCTCGGCAATGCCCTTACGGACACAACGACGACCTATGATACCTTTGTCCTCCTAGTAGCAGGCATCGGCATTGCGGGCGCAAACTTCTCTTCGTCCATGGCGAACATCGGCTTCTTCTTCCCAAAGGCGCAGAAGGGTCTCGCCCTCGGCATCAACGCCGGCATCGGCAACCTCGGCGTTTCGCTCATCTACCTGACTGCGCCGATGCTCCTCGGCGCGAGCTTCGGCGGCCTCTTCGGTGAGCCGCTCATGAACGCGGCGGGCAAGGAGGTCTACCTTCAGAACGTCTGCTACTTCTGGGCGATTCCGACCGCGCTCACCCTCGTCCTCGTCTGGATGTTCATGGACAATCTGCCCATCCCGAAGCAGAGTCCGCGCAGCATGATGTCCATCTTCGGCAACAAGCACACGTGGCTTATCACGGTCATCTACACCTGCGGCTTCGGTTCGTTCATCGGCTACTCGGCAGCTCTCGCACTCCTCGTCAACCGCGAGTTCCCCGAAGTCTCCTTCGCCTACGCGGCATTCCTCGGACCATTCATCGGCGCGGGCGTGCGCCCCATCGGCGGCTGGGTCTCGGACAAGGTCAACAGCGGCTCGAAGGTTACGTTCTACTCGCTGCTGCTGATGCTTGTTGCCTGTTTCGTCACCATGCTCGGCATCCAGGCGCATAACTTCGCACTCTTCTTCGGCTCATTCCTCGTGCTCTTCTTCTCGACGGGCTTCATCAATGCAGCATCGTTCCGCATGATCCCGTTCGTCTTCGAAAATCCCGTGCACGCCTCGCTCGTCACAGGTTTTACAGCAGCAATTGCAGCATACGGTGCCTTCTTCATCCCGAAACTCTTCGGACTTTCGTACGCAACGCAGGGCAATGTTATCCCCGCATTCTATTTTCTCATTGGATTCACCTTCCTGACCATCATTATTACATATGTATTCTACGCACGCAAGGGCAGCGGCATCAAATGCTGA
- the narI gene encoding respiratory nitrate reductase subunit gamma produces the protein MKQFAWGILPYIAFTFLIVGTIVRYTVSERNWTTKSSQFLSKSDLKIAGPMFHLGLVMAFGGHVIGVLIPKFMTEAAGIDEHLYHMIALGGGAPAGILFFGGFVLLLIRRFGKDRMAVNTSTMDKWLYLFLFLAIFTGCASTTLNAVQGGFDYRETISPWFRSVLALSPEIDYMENVPLMFRIHMFSWMAVAFLFPFTRLVHCLSAPFEYLVRSPIIYRKK, from the coding sequence ATGAAACAATTCGCATGGGGCATCCTGCCCTACATCGCGTTCACGTTCCTCATCGTGGGGACGATTGTGCGCTACACTGTTTCTGAGCGGAACTGGACGACGAAGTCGAGTCAGTTCCTCTCCAAGAGCGACCTGAAGATCGCGGGGCCGATGTTCCACCTCGGTCTCGTCATGGCATTTGGCGGACACGTCATCGGCGTGCTCATCCCGAAGTTCATGACCGAGGCGGCGGGCATCGACGAGCACCTCTACCACATGATTGCGCTCGGCGGCGGAGCACCTGCGGGTATCCTCTTCTTCGGAGGCTTTGTCCTGCTCCTCATTCGCCGTTTCGGCAAGGACCGTATGGCGGTCAACACGTCGACAATGGACAAGTGGCTCTATTTGTTCCTCTTCCTTGCGATCTTTACGGGCTGCGCGTCCACGACGCTGAACGCCGTGCAGGGCGGGTTCGACTACCGCGAGACGATTTCTCCGTGGTTCCGCTCGGTTCTCGCACTCAGCCCCGAGATCGACTACATGGAGAACGTGCCGCTCATGTTCCGTATCCACATGTTCTCATGGATGGCAGTCGCGTTCCTCTTCCCGTTCACGCGTCTCGTCCACTGCCTCAGCGCACCCTTTGAGTACCTCGTGCGCAGCCCGATTATCTATCGGAAAAAATAA
- the narJ gene encoding nitrate reductase molybdenum cofactor assembly chaperone, protein MDTNRIQTPLLLTSYLFEYPSAEWWEGVPTHAAAVADVERPQSREVFEEFFGYIGESDRQEFEDAYVRAFDFSQNTNLYLTTHNRTDFGKQSEEMLAYKQLFLDAGYDLDHELPDYLPAILELAAAVPDKQALHILTEVRPKLELLRDRLIEAKLPYAFLLDVVLTEAAGLEGRTA, encoded by the coding sequence ATGGATACGAACCGCATTCAGACACCGCTCCTCCTCACCTCCTACCTGTTCGAGTACCCCTCGGCAGAGTGGTGGGAGGGCGTTCCCACCCATGCAGCGGCAGTTGCGGATGTCGAGCGTCCGCAGTCGCGCGAGGTGTTCGAGGAGTTCTTTGGCTACATCGGCGAGAGCGACAGACAGGAGTTCGAGGATGCCTACGTACGTGCCTTTGACTTCTCGCAGAATACGAACCTCTACCTCACGACGCACAACCGTACGGATTTCGGGAAGCAGTCCGAGGAAATGCTCGCATACAAGCAGCTTTTCCTCGATGCGGGCTATGACCTCGATCACGAACTGCCCGACTACCTGCCCGCGATCCTCGAACTTGCGGCGGCGGTGCCGGATAAACAGGCACTGCACATCCTGACCGAGGTGCGTCCGAAACTGGAACTCCTGCGCGACCGTCTGATCGAGGCGAAGCTGCCCTATGCGTTTCTCCTCGATGTCGTGCTCACGGAGGCGGCGGGACTCGAAGGGAGGACAGCATAA
- the narH gene encoding nitrate reductase subunit beta, with protein MKIKAQIAMVMNLDKCIGCHTCSILCKNVWTNRRGAEYMYFNNVETKPGIGYPKQWENQEKWKGGWELRDGKLGLKTGGMTTRLAKLFYHPQQPEMDDYYEPWTYDYETLIHGKRRNHQPVARPRSLITQKRMEIKWGPNWEDDLADGASARKDYNLAKIGQEITLEFHDIFMKHLPRLCNHCLNPACVAACPSGAIYKRDEDGVVLISQDGCRGWRHCVPSCPYKKIYYNWETNKAEKCTFCFPRLENGLPTVCSDGCVGRMRYIGVLLYDADKVKSAASTPDPKDIYKAYLSALCDPNDPAVVKAAKEAGIPDRWMRAAQNSPAHKLIAEWQLAFPLHPEYRTLPNVWYVPPLSPIARRVEEKVFFPGAAEMRIPVAYLAQLLTAGDEAAIERVLHVLLELRAVMRAKQTGDALPANLTHDVETYEAMYRLLGLAKRRERFNIPAGLQDVTHEKLRELQGSVGYACPGGCC; from the coding sequence TTGAAGATTAAAGCACAGATTGCGATGGTCATGAATCTCGACAAGTGCATCGGCTGTCATACGTGCTCCATCCTCTGCAAGAACGTCTGGACGAACCGGCGCGGCGCGGAGTATATGTATTTCAACAACGTCGAGACCAAGCCCGGCATCGGCTATCCGAAGCAGTGGGAGAATCAGGAGAAATGGAAGGGCGGCTGGGAGCTGCGCGATGGAAAACTCGGCCTCAAGACCGGCGGCATGACGACGCGTCTTGCAAAGCTGTTCTATCATCCGCAGCAGCCCGAGATGGACGACTACTACGAGCCGTGGACGTACGACTACGAAACGCTGATTCATGGGAAGCGGCGCAACCATCAGCCCGTGGCGCGTCCGCGCTCGCTCATCACGCAGAAGCGCATGGAGATCAAGTGGGGACCGAACTGGGAGGACGACCTCGCCGACGGCGCGTCCGCACGCAAGGACTACAACCTCGCGAAGATCGGACAGGAGATCACGCTCGAGTTCCACGACATCTTCATGAAGCATCTGCCGCGCCTGTGCAATCACTGTCTCAACCCCGCGTGCGTTGCGGCGTGCCCCTCGGGCGCGATCTACAAGCGCGACGAGGACGGCGTGGTGCTCATCTCGCAGGACGGCTGCCGCGGCTGGCGTCACTGCGTTCCGTCGTGTCCCTATAAAAAAATCTATTACAACTGGGAGACGAACAAGGCGGAGAAGTGCACGTTCTGCTTCCCGCGTCTGGAGAACGGTCTGCCGACCGTGTGCAGCGATGGCTGCGTTGGACGCATGCGCTATATCGGTGTCCTGCTCTACGATGCGGACAAGGTCAAGTCGGCGGCATCCACCCCCGATCCGAAGGATATCTACAAGGCATACCTCAGTGCGCTCTGCGACCCGAACGACCCTGCGGTGGTCAAGGCGGCAAAGGAGGCGGGGATCCCCGACCGCTGGATGCGTGCGGCACAGAACTCGCCCGCACACAAGCTGATCGCCGAGTGGCAGCTCGCGTTCCCCCTCCATCCGGAGTACCGCACGCTGCCGAATGTCTGGTACGTCCCGCCCCTCAGCCCGATTGCACGGCGCGTCGAGGAGAAGGTCTTCTTCCCGGGCGCGGCGGAGATGCGCATCCCTGTCGCCTACCTCGCACAGCTCCTCACGGCGGGCGACGAGGCGGCGATCGAGCGCGTGCTGCACGTCCTCCTCGAACTGCGTGCCGTCATGCGTGCAAAGCAGACGGGCGATGCTCTGCCTGCGAATCTGACGCACGATGTGGAAACCTACGAGGCGATGTACCGTCTCCTCGGGCTTGCGAAACGCCGCGAGCGTTTCAACATCCCTGCGGGGCTTCAGGATGTCACGCATGAGAAACTGCGCGAGCTGCAGGGCTCGGTCGGCTATGCCTGTCCCGGAGGGTGCTGCTGA